Part of the Synechococcales cyanobacterium T60_A2020_003 genome, TCATCCCGACGCTGACCTTTCAGGTACATCGCGGGGCTTCCCGTCTAAAAGCTAAAGCTGTTCAGCCTTGATCGGGAGTGTATTAAGAGCGACGACTGACGGATAATGGGCGGGGATAGGGAACCCCAAATCCGTCTAAAAATACTCAAATTGAAGATTCTGCAAAGCTACGAAAATCAACAATTCATCGGGAGAGAAATTGCTGCCTCCGATTGTATCTCAGATTGCGCGATCGCCCCACTGGTTGTTTCCGATGCAGTTGCAAGGGATAATCGGTTGCAGAGTCCGTATTGTCTGGGAAAGCGTTGGGAAAATCTGCATGGTTTGTCGTATTCAGGTTCAAGAACTCATCACGATCGTGCAGGGAACGCCTGTCAATGTACCTAACTCGCTGCTAGAGCATGAGTTGGTGGGTGTCACCACGGACAGTCGCTCGATTGCGCCGAGTTCTCTATTTATCGCGTTACGGGGCGATCGCTTCGATGGACACCAGTTTATAGCGTCCGCAGTGGCACAGGGAGCCGCGTTAGCCATTGTGGATCACCCGCCCGAAGATGCTCCTAATTGCCCCCTGATCCAAGTAACCGATACCCTGGCGGCCTATCAGGCGATCGCCCACTGGTGGCGGCAGCGCTTCCAGATTCCGGTGATTGCCGTCACCGGATCGGTGGGCAAAACCACCACTAAAGAACTGATTGCGGCAGTGCTAGGCCAGTACGGCACGGTTCTGAAAACCCAGGCCAACTACAACAATGAGATTGGCGTACCCAAGACGCTGTTAGATCTAACCGCTGACCACGACTATGCGGTCATTGAAATGGCAATGCGGGCGGCGGGAGAAATTGCTCTGCTGGCTCAGATTGCCCAGCCCGATATCGGCGTGATTACAAACGTGGGAACGGCTCATATTGGACGGCTTGGATCCGAGCAAGCGATCGCCGAAGCCAAATGCGAACTGCTCACGGAAATGTCGAAGACCGGAATCGCCATTCTGAATCACGACAATGTCCGTCTAATGGATACGGCGGCCACTCGTTGGACAGGAAAAACGCTGTCCTATGGTCTAGAGGGGGGAGACTACACCGGAACGTTGCGCGATACCAGCACGCTCGAAGTTCAGGGTGTGACGCTGCCATTGCCCTTACCCGGACGGCATAATGCGCTGAACTATCTAGCGGCGATCGCCGTTGCGGATGTCCTCAATCTAGACTGGAAAGCTTTATCCCAAGGGCTATCGGTCGATTTACCCCAAGGACGGGCCCGCCGCATCGTGCTGCCCGACGACATTGTGATCCTAGACGAAACCTACAATGCCGGACTGGAATCCATGACGGCAGCCCTACAGCTTCTCGCTGATACGCCCGGAATGCGCCGGATTGCTGTGCTGGGTACGATGAAGGAACTGGGCGATCGCTCCGAGGAATTCCATCGACAGGTAGGGGAAACCGTGAAACAGCTTGGTCTAGATGTGCTGCTGGTACTTGCCGATCCCCCAGAGGCCGCCGCTCTCGTGGCTGGAGCATCCCCGCTGGCCGCGGAATCGTTTGAGGATTATGACACGCTAACGAATCGGCTCCAGGGGTTACTCAAAGCGGGCGATCGCGTTCTGTTCAAAGCGTCCCGTGCGGTGGGGTTAGAAACGGTGATTGAGCCGTTGTGTCAGACGTTTTTACAGGGAACGACCGCATCCTCCGCTGACCGTTGACCCTTCGCCAGGGGCAGGGCCTTTATCGCCTATCCTTCGACACTTCCAGCCAGGACTACGGGTTTTTCAAGTCGCGTTTGCAATTCTGCGATGAGACTATTGCCACTGCGATGG contains:
- a CDS encoding UDP-N-acetylmuramoyl-tripeptide--D-alanyl-D-alanine ligase; the encoded protein is MVCRIQVQELITIVQGTPVNVPNSLLEHELVGVTTDSRSIAPSSLFIALRGDRFDGHQFIASAVAQGAALAIVDHPPEDAPNCPLIQVTDTLAAYQAIAHWWRQRFQIPVIAVTGSVGKTTTKELIAAVLGQYGTVLKTQANYNNEIGVPKTLLDLTADHDYAVIEMAMRAAGEIALLAQIAQPDIGVITNVGTAHIGRLGSEQAIAEAKCELLTEMSKTGIAILNHDNVRLMDTAATRWTGKTLSYGLEGGDYTGTLRDTSTLEVQGVTLPLPLPGRHNALNYLAAIAVADVLNLDWKALSQGLSVDLPQGRARRIVLPDDIVILDETYNAGLESMTAALQLLADTPGMRRIAVLGTMKELGDRSEEFHRQVGETVKQLGLDVLLVLADPPEAAALVAGASPLAAESFEDYDTLTNRLQGLLKAGDRVLFKASRAVGLETVIEPLCQTFLQGTTASSADR